A single genomic interval of Natronoarchaeum philippinense harbors:
- a CDS encoding presenilin family intramembrane aspartyl protease PSH: MNDRARLYAAVAGTVLLFVLVQMGALALVEPFEQSNYQAVEDPTDPTNGLVFFGAILVATAGMLLIIKYDVEWLIRAFIIGTSAMLAWYVLAAIAPVGVVSVGGASVALVPVLAALAVAGGLLVYPEWYVIDAAGVLMGAGAAGMFGISFGLLPAILFLLVLAIYDAISVYGTEHMLTLAEGVMDLNVPVLFIIPTSLSYSFRTLGAGEEMTEDDADAAASEATDGGAVAESDAGDEPEEGHTDDDEIRDALYIGLGDAVMPTILVASAAAFIPVSAAPQLSVPVVTLNLPALTAMLGTLTGLLILLRMVLKGRPHAGLPLLNGGTILGYLIGALASGITLAQAVGIASF; this comes from the coding sequence ATGAACGATCGTGCGCGGCTCTACGCCGCCGTCGCGGGAACGGTCCTGCTGTTCGTGCTCGTCCAGATGGGCGCGCTCGCGCTCGTCGAACCGTTCGAGCAGAGCAACTATCAGGCCGTCGAGGATCCCACCGACCCGACCAACGGGCTCGTGTTCTTCGGCGCGATTCTCGTCGCCACGGCAGGGATGTTGCTGATTATCAAGTACGACGTGGAATGGCTGATCCGCGCCTTCATCATCGGCACCAGCGCGATGTTGGCGTGGTACGTCCTCGCGGCCATCGCACCGGTCGGCGTCGTCTCGGTCGGCGGCGCGTCGGTCGCGCTCGTTCCCGTGCTCGCCGCGCTGGCGGTCGCCGGGGGTCTGCTCGTCTACCCCGAGTGGTACGTCATCGACGCCGCTGGCGTGTTGATGGGTGCCGGCGCGGCCGGGATGTTCGGCATCAGCTTCGGGCTGTTGCCCGCCATCCTGTTTTTGCTCGTGCTGGCGATCTACGACGCGATCAGCGTCTACGGCACCGAGCACATGCTCACGCTCGCCGAAGGCGTGATGGATCTGAACGTCCCCGTGCTGTTTATCATCCCCACGAGCCTGTCGTACTCGTTCCGAACACTCGGTGCCGGCGAGGAGATGACCGAGGACGACGCCGACGCAGCGGCGAGCGAAGCGACCGACGGCGGCGCGGTCGCAGAGTCGGACGCAGGTGATGAGCCAGAGGAAGGGCACACGGACGACGATGAGATCCGCGACGCGCTGTACATCGGACTGGGCGACGCGGTGATGCCGACGATCCTCGTCGCAAGCGCGGCCGCCTTCATCCCTGTCAGTGCCGCACCCCAGCTATCGGTTCCGGTGGTCACGCTGAACCTGCCCGCACTGACCGCGATGCTCGGGACGCTGACCGGCCTGCTCATCCTCCTCCGGATGGTGCTGAAGGGGCGTCCGCACGCCGGGCTCCCGCTGCTCAACGGCGGGACGATTCTGGGCTACCTGATCGGCGCGCTCGCCAGCGGCATCACGCTGGCCCAAGCGGTCGGGATCGCGTCGTTCTGA
- a CDS encoding acylphosphatase gives MPDRTRAHVFVSGRVQGVFYRANTRDTARANGVDGWVKNLEDGRVEAVFEGPEDAVEETVEWCHTGSPAADVNGVEVEYDDPQGEDGFEIRR, from the coding sequence ATGCCAGATCGCACGCGAGCACACGTGTTCGTCTCCGGACGGGTACAGGGCGTGTTCTACCGGGCAAACACGCGCGATACCGCCCGCGCCAACGGCGTCGACGGCTGGGTGAAGAATCTCGAAGACGGTCGCGTCGAAGCGGTCTTCGAGGGCCCCGAGGACGCCGTCGAGGAGACGGTCGAGTGGTGTCACACCGGCAGTCCGGCCGCCGACGTCAACGGCGTGGAGGTCGAGTACGATGACCCGCAGGGCGAAGACGGGTTCGAGATCAGACGCTGA
- a CDS encoding NAD(P)H-hydrate dehydratase, producing the protein MITSDRMAAVDANAAALGVPRKQLMESSGNAVARVVREYADPGATVAVVAGRGNNGGDAFVAARFLDQYDVSVHLLGRAETIGTEIARENWDALAAGEYETVEIKDSRSIDLPDADVIVDAMLGTGVTGALREPAATAAGAINDAEATVIAVDVPSGVDADTGAAPGTAVEADHVVTFHDQKPGLSDLDADVTVADIGIPEAAELFVERGDLLALDRDPQSHKGDHGEVLVIGGGPYSGAPALAARAAFRAGADLVRVAVPESIASDVRSFSENFIVRPLTGEALAPGHVDELLDLAAEQDAVLIGPGLGDAEVTRDAVGEFLASYDGRAVVDADALDAVPEVETDADLVCTPHQGELRSMGGPAVDDWEDRSDAVASFAAEVDATLLVKGAYDVISDGETTRVNRTGNPGMTVGGTGDVLAGVTSALVSALDDPVQAAGVAAYANGRAGDLAVDEHGYGLVATDLPPLVADALWDDTA; encoded by the coding sequence ATGATCACGAGCGACCGCATGGCCGCCGTCGACGCCAACGCGGCGGCGCTGGGCGTCCCGCGAAAGCAACTGATGGAGTCGAGCGGCAACGCCGTCGCCCGCGTAGTGCGCGAGTACGCCGATCCCGGCGCGACGGTCGCCGTCGTCGCTGGCCGGGGCAACAACGGCGGCGACGCCTTCGTCGCAGCGCGCTTTCTCGACCAGTACGACGTGTCGGTCCACCTGCTCGGGCGGGCCGAGACGATCGGCACCGAGATCGCCCGCGAGAACTGGGATGCGCTGGCGGCAGGCGAGTACGAGACGGTCGAGATCAAAGATTCGCGCAGCATCGACCTGCCCGACGCCGACGTGATCGTCGACGCCATGCTCGGCACCGGCGTCACGGGCGCGCTGCGCGAGCCCGCCGCGACGGCCGCCGGCGCGATCAACGATGCCGAGGCAACCGTGATCGCGGTCGACGTTCCTTCCGGCGTCGACGCCGATACCGGGGCGGCGCCGGGCACGGCAGTCGAGGCCGACCACGTCGTCACGTTCCACGACCAGAAGCCGGGGCTGTCCGATCTCGACGCCGACGTGACGGTCGCGGACATCGGCATCCCCGAGGCGGCCGAACTGTTCGTCGAGCGTGGCGATCTGCTGGCGCTCGACCGCGACCCGCAGAGCCACAAGGGCGACCACGGCGAGGTGCTGGTGATCGGCGGCGGCCCCTACTCCGGTGCCCCGGCGCTGGCGGCGCGAGCGGCGTTCCGTGCCGGCGCCGATCTGGTCCGAGTGGCCGTCCCCGAGTCGATCGCATCCGACGTTCGGAGCTTCTCGGAGAACTTCATCGTTCGCCCGTTGACCGGCGAGGCGCTCGCGCCGGGGCACGTCGACGAACTCCTCGATCTCGCAGCCGAACAGGACGCCGTGCTGATCGGTCCCGGCCTCGGCGACGCCGAGGTGACGCGCGACGCCGTCGGCGAGTTTCTCGCGTCCTACGACGGTCGGGCCGTCGTCGACGCCGACGCGCTGGACGCCGTTCCCGAGGTCGAGACTGACGCCGACCTCGTCTGCACGCCCCATCAGGGCGAGCTCCGAAGCATGGGCGGGCCGGCGGTCGACGACTGGGAAGACCGGTCCGACGCCGTCGCGTCGTTCGCTGCCGAGGTCGACGCGACGCTGCTGGTCAAAGGCGCCTACGACGTGATCTCGGACGGCGAGACGACGCGGGTGAACCGAACTGGCAACCCCGGCATGACGGTCGGCGGCACCGGCGACGTGCTCGCGGGCGTCACGAGCGCGCTGGTCTCGGCGCTCGACGACCCGGTGCAGGCGGCTGGCGTGGCGGCGTACGCGAACGGACGGGCCGGCGACCTCGCCGTCGACGAGCACGGCTACGGGCTGGTTGCGACCGATCTGCCGCCGCTGGTGGCCGACGCGCTGTGGGACGACACGGCGTGA
- the hflX gene encoding GTPase HflX: MIAIIAKRVDDGLADTSEISELARAAGYTVAGELTQKRREDPALEIGEGKAEELAALVEANDADAVIFDNRLDPYQTFNLGKKFPEGVEVIDRFTLILDIFGQRAQTRKAQLQVELAELRYELPRAEAKASLAKREERPGFMGLGEYDESREQDIKNQISRIKDELDRIAATEEDRREQRRESGFDLVALAGYTNAGKSTLMRRLAEDVGIDENEDLHPDLDTTAESEDRLFTTLGTTTRKMDFERRDVLLTDTVGFIGDLPHWLVESFKSTLDEVYRADLVLLVVDVSDPVEEIREKLVTSHDTLYERNEAPIVTVLNKIDTVDEDELAEKREALAALAPNPIAVSGKEGTNVGDLLDRIDTELPDWERERLVLPMTDDTMSVVSWIHDNARVNDVTYGDEDVVVDFEARPAIVEQSRARAGDLSRPVESA, encoded by the coding sequence ATGATTGCGATAATCGCCAAGCGTGTCGACGACGGACTCGCCGATACGTCCGAGATCAGCGAACTGGCGCGCGCGGCGGGCTACACCGTCGCGGGCGAACTGACCCAGAAGCGTCGCGAGGATCCCGCGCTGGAAATCGGCGAGGGCAAGGCCGAGGAGCTGGCCGCGCTCGTCGAAGCCAACGACGCCGACGCGGTGATCTTCGACAACCGTCTCGACCCCTATCAGACGTTCAACCTCGGGAAGAAGTTCCCCGAAGGCGTCGAAGTGATCGACCGGTTCACGCTGATTCTGGACATCTTCGGCCAGCGCGCACAGACTCGGAAGGCCCAGCTACAGGTCGAGTTGGCCGAGCTGCGCTACGAGCTCCCCCGCGCCGAGGCCAAAGCCAGCCTCGCCAAGCGCGAGGAGCGGCCCGGCTTCATGGGGTTGGGCGAGTACGACGAGAGCCGCGAACAGGACATCAAAAACCAGATCAGCCGGATCAAAGACGAACTCGACCGGATCGCGGCGACCGAGGAAGACCGGCGGGAACAGCGCCGCGAGTCCGGCTTCGATCTCGTCGCGCTGGCCGGCTACACCAACGCGGGCAAGTCGACGCTGATGCGACGGCTGGCCGAAGACGTCGGCATCGACGAAAACGAGGACCTACATCCCGACCTCGATACGACCGCGGAAAGCGAGGACCGGCTGTTCACGACGCTCGGGACGACGACCCGCAAGATGGACTTCGAGCGCCGGGACGTGCTCCTGACGGACACGGTCGGATTTATCGGTGATCTTCCCCACTGGCTCGTCGAGTCGTTCAAATCGACGCTCGATGAGGTGTACCGTGCAGACCTCGTCTTGCTCGTCGTCGACGTGAGCGATCCGGTCGAGGAAATCCGCGAGAAGCTCGTCACCAGCCACGACACGCTCTACGAGCGCAACGAGGCGCCGATCGTCACAGTCCTGAACAAGATCGACACCGTCGACGAGGACGAACTCGCCGAGAAGCGCGAGGCGCTCGCCGCGCTGGCGCCGAATCCCATCGCCGTCAGCGGCAAGGAGGGAACCAACGTCGGCGACCTCCTCGACCGGATCGACACCGAACTGCCCGACTGGGAGCGCGAGCGCCTCGTCTTGCCGATGACCGACGACACGATGAGCGTCGTCTCGTGGATCCACGACAACGCGCGTGTCAACGATGTCACCTACGGCGACGAGGACGTCGTCGTCGACTTCGAGGCTCGACCGGCGATCGTCGAGCAGTCCCGCGCTCGTGCCGGCGATCTCAGCCGTCCAGTCGAGTCCGCGTAG
- a CDS encoding FUN14 domain-containing protein encodes MELDPQQLGLELGSGAVIGGLIGFAAKKLAKLLAVIIGVELALFKFLESKGILTVDWERLTNGLVSTQEKVQNPGWIEPILSTLSIGAGFTGGFLVGFKRG; translated from the coding sequence ATGGAGCTAGACCCCCAGCAACTGGGTCTCGAACTCGGAAGCGGCGCCGTCATCGGCGGTCTGATCGGCTTCGCGGCGAAGAAGCTCGCCAAACTGCTGGCCGTCATCATCGGCGTAGAGCTCGCACTGTTCAAGTTCCTCGAATCGAAGGGCATCCTTACCGTCGACTGGGAGCGGCTGACCAACGGGTTGGTCAGTACACAGGAGAAGGTACAGAATCCGGGCTGGATCGAACCGATCCTCTCGACGCTGTCGATCGGCGCCGGCTTCACCGGCGGCTTCCTCGTCGGCTTCAAGCGCGGATAA
- a CDS encoding ribosome assembly factor SBDS, translating into MISLDDAVTARLESHGERFEVLVDPDAALSIKRGEFEEDLEDVIAAEDVFENASRGDRPAESDLEEVFGTTEPLEIIPEVIERGEIQITAEQRREMQERKHKQLVNQITRNAVNPQMDDAPHPPDRIESALEDAGFDVDPMEPVEEQVDDALDALRPVIPIRFDEVTVAVQVPADKAGSAQAKLREFGDLQSEEWQSDGSWIGVLQFPAGLQNEFFDRANEVTSGEAETQIVRDEDDIKTR; encoded by the coding sequence ATGATATCGCTTGACGATGCCGTGACGGCGCGACTCGAATCCCACGGCGAGCGCTTCGAGGTGCTGGTCGATCCGGACGCCGCGCTGTCGATAAAGCGCGGAGAGTTCGAGGAGGATCTCGAAGACGTGATCGCCGCCGAGGACGTGTTCGAGAACGCTAGCCGCGGCGACCGACCGGCAGAGTCGGATCTCGAAGAAGTGTTCGGGACGACGGAGCCACTGGAGATCATTCCGGAAGTGATCGAACGCGGAGAGATCCAGATCACGGCCGAGCAGCGCCGCGAGATGCAAGAGCGAAAGCACAAACAGCTCGTCAACCAGATCACGCGCAACGCGGTCAACCCGCAGATGGACGACGCGCCCCACCCGCCCGACCGGATCGAGAGCGCGCTGGAGGACGCCGGCTTCGACGTCGACCCGATGGAGCCCGTAGAGGAGCAGGTCGACGACGCCCTCGACGCGCTTCGCCCCGTCATTCCGATCCGGTTCGACGAGGTGACCGTCGCGGTGCAGGTGCCGGCGGACAAGGCCGGTAGCGCGCAAGCGAAGCTCCGGGAGTTCGGCGACCTCCAGAGCGAGGAGTGGCAAAGCGACGGCTCGTGGATCGGCGTGCTGCAGTTCCCCGCGGGACTGCAAAACGAGTTTTTCGATCGCGCCAACGAGGTCACCAGCGGCGAAGCCGAAACGCAGATCGTGCGCGACGAAGACGACATCAAAACGCGGTAA
- a CDS encoding type IV pilin N-terminal domain-containing protein, which yields MSRASAPVVGAVLLIAVTVTAAGLVAFVAFEEVEEPPPPTPQNAEVTGALVEPADSPQACGGDSIRLVHQGGNAVELSRTYILVRPLDGPASEARIENLPTDGTTFEDEQIAYDPDNLINDNCVRGVAAENRGQWTAGTRIQFDLNSGAGTLDAGDRIEVVVVHEPSGGVVAEVQLTMRDQ from the coding sequence GTGTCCAGAGCCTCGGCACCGGTGGTCGGAGCCGTGCTGTTGATCGCCGTGACGGTCACCGCAGCCGGACTCGTCGCATTCGTCGCGTTCGAGGAGGTTGAGGAGCCACCCCCACCGACGCCACAGAACGCCGAAGTGACAGGGGCGCTCGTCGAACCGGCAGACAGTCCACAAGCCTGTGGTGGGGATTCCATCCGGCTCGTTCACCAGGGCGGCAACGCTGTCGAGCTCTCTCGGACGTACATTCTCGTCCGACCGCTCGACGGGCCGGCGTCGGAAGCCAGAATCGAGAACCTACCGACCGACGGCACCACCTTCGAAGACGAGCAGATCGCGTACGATCCTGACAACCTGATCAACGACAACTGCGTCCGGGGCGTCGCCGCAGAGAATCGAGGGCAGTGGACCGCGGGAACCCGCATCCAGTTCGACCTCAACAGCGGTGCCGGCACGCTCGACGCCGGCGACCGTATCGAAGTCGTCGTCGTCCACGAGCCCTCGGGCGGTGTCGTCGCCGAGGTTCAGTTGACGATGCGGGATCAGTGA
- the dacZ gene encoding diadenylate cyclase DacZ, which produces MSDLRELFGDLFDGVDGIVLFSPSSSYYERFDDIDDDIDVMLVGPENDHDADAYVELPVAFENPADRIEFAIEGAIDEGLVDEGDELLCALSLFEDDADSLTRVRANPSEGSGVYDLFVNSRAEPDVIRAVFELAVELGQKGQKGKPVGALFVVGDAGKVMNKSRPLSYNPFEKSHVHVGDPIVKVMLKEFSRLDGAFVISDAGKIVSAYRYLEPAAEGVDIPKGLGARHMAAGAITRDTNATAIVLSESDGLVRAFKGGEMVLEVDPENY; this is translated from the coding sequence ATGTCGGACCTACGAGAGCTGTTCGGGGACCTGTTCGACGGCGTCGATGGAATCGTCCTGTTCTCGCCGAGCAGTTCCTACTACGAGCGGTTCGACGACATCGACGACGACATCGACGTGATGCTGGTCGGACCGGAAAACGACCACGACGCCGACGCCTACGTCGAGTTGCCCGTCGCGTTCGAGAACCCCGCCGATCGGATCGAGTTCGCCATCGAGGGCGCTATCGACGAAGGGCTCGTCGACGAAGGCGACGAGTTGCTGTGTGCGCTCAGCCTGTTCGAAGACGACGCCGATTCGCTCACGCGCGTCCGGGCCAACCCGAGCGAGGGCTCTGGCGTCTACGATCTCTTTGTCAACTCGCGGGCCGAACCCGACGTGATCCGGGCGGTGTTCGAGTTGGCGGTCGAACTCGGCCAGAAGGGCCAGAAGGGCAAACCCGTCGGCGCCCTCTTCGTCGTCGGCGACGCCGGAAAGGTGATGAACAAGTCCCGGCCGCTCAGCTACAACCCCTTCGAGAAGTCCCACGTCCACGTCGGCGACCCGATCGTGAAGGTGATGCTCAAGGAGTTCTCGCGGCTCGACGGCGCGTTCGTCATCAGCGACGCGGGGAAGATCGTCAGCGCCTACCGGTACCTCGAACCCGCCGCTGAGGGCGTCGACATCCCCAAGGGGCTTGGCGCACGGCACATGGCCGCCGGTGCGATCACCCGCGACACGAACGCCACCGCGATCGTCCTGAGCGAGAGCGACGGACTCGTGCGGGCGTTCAAGGGCGGCGAGATGGTGCTGGAAGTGGACCCGGAGAACTACTGA